A window from Esox lucius isolate fEsoLuc1 chromosome 16, fEsoLuc1.pri, whole genome shotgun sequence encodes these proteins:
- the ccdc93 gene encoding coiled-coil domain-containing protein 93 isoform X2, which translates to MAATSVFQRVRTGSKIGAQYDQEGNLIQVETREDEEQSVKLAEILELLLAAGYFRARIKGLGPFDKVVGGMTWCITTCNFDIDVDLLFQENSTIGQKIALTEKIVSVLPKMKCPHRLEPHQIQGLDFIHIFPVIQWLVKRAIETREEMGDYVRAYSISQFQKTHNYPEDEDFLQRKEKAVRAVLDVSEVYKPQRKYKRQVEAGELLDEESRVHSTLLEYGRRYGFSKQTKQDKAEERKASLVPGSQATPPGLTEVLQEEEDLQAAEELRIKTLMTSMAAMATEEGRLTASTVGQIVGLQSEEIKQIASEYADKSELSAEDRPERYGPVQQHRRMVASLTKQIQQKNKQLEELQARYFEVKSACEEAKSKVMEATEQTETLDKELSVLDEAESQADTSLLEKLRVLVAMNENLKSQEQEFRTHCREEMVRLQQNIEDLKIESGDDGEDEKERSQLIDKQYDTDREKLQKIRLLMARRNREIAVLQRKIDEVPSRAELTQYQKRFIELYGQVSATHKETKQFFTLYNTLDDKKVYLEKEVNLLNSIHDNFQQAMASSGAKEQFLRQMEQIVEGIKQSRIKMEKKKQENKMRRDQLNDEYLELLDKQRLYFKTVKDFKEECRKNEMLLSKLRTKGAS; encoded by the exons ATGGCGGCCACATCTGTTTTCCAGAGAGTGAGAACAGGTTCCAAAATAGGAGCTCAATACGACCAAGAGGGAAATCTTATTCAG GTGGAGACGCGGGAGGACGAGGAGCAGAGTGTTAAGTTGGCAGAAATCCTGGAACTTCTGCTTGCTGCCGGATACTTCAGAGCTCGAATTAAAGGGCTGGGACCCTTTGATAAG GTTGTTGGAGGGATGACATGGTGCATCACAACATGCAACTTTGACATTGACGTGGATCTGCTTTTCCAGGAAAATTCTACtattggacagaaaat AGCTCTGACAGAGAAGATAGTGTCTGTCCTGCCCAAAATGAAATGTCCCCATCGCCTGGAGCCCCATCAGATCCAGGGGCTGGATTTCATCCATATATTTCCAGTGATACAG TGGCTGGTGAAGAGAGCCATTGAAACGAGGGAAGAGATGGGCGATTATGTGAGAGCCTACTCCATCTCTCAGTTCCAGAAGACACACAACTACCCTGAG GATGAAGACTTTCTTCAGAGAAAGGAGAAGGCTGTGAGAGCAGTCTTGGATGTATCA GAAGTGTATAAACCGCAGAGAAAGTACAAGAGACAGGTTGAAGCAGGTGAACTGCTGGACGAAGAGTCCAGGGTTCATTCCACTCTGCTGGAGTACGGAAG ACGCTATGGATTCAGCAAGCAGACAAAACAGGACAAG GCCGAGGAGCGGAAAGCATCCCTGGTTCCGGGCTCTCAGGCCACACCCCCAGGCTTGACAGAGGTgttgcaggaggaggaggacctgCAGGcagcagaggag TTACGCATCAAAACTCTTATGACCAGCATGGCTGCCATGGCGACTGAGGAG GGCAGGCTAACGGCTAGTACTGTGGGCCAAATAGTTGGGCTACAGTCTGAGGAGATTAAACAGATCGCGTCTGAATATGCCGACAAG TCGGAACTGTCTGCTGAGGATCGTCCGGAGCGATATGGCCCAGTACAGCAGCACCGGAGAATGGTAGCCTCCCTGACCAAACAGATCCAACAGAAGAACAAGCAGTTAGAGGAG cTACAAGCCAGGTACTTTGAGGTGAAATCGGCATGTGAAGAAGCAAAGAGCAAAGTGATGGAGGCCacagagcagacagagacaCTAGACAAAGAGTTGAGTGTCCTGGATGAGGCTGAGAGCCAGGCAGATACTAG TCTGTTGGAGAAGTTGAGGGTGCTGGTTGCTATGAATGAGAACCTGAAGAGCCAGGAGCAGGAGTTCCGCACGCATTGTAGA GAGGAGATGGTTCGTCTGCAGCAGAACATAGAGGATCTGAAGATTGAGTCAGGAGATGATGGAGAGGACGAGAAG GAGAGGAGTCAGTTAATAGACAAGCAGtatgacacagacagagagaagctACAGAAGATCAGACTACTGATG GCTCGGAGGAACCGTGAGATCGCTGTCCTACAGAGGAAGATTGATGAAGTGCCGAGCAGGGCAGAACTGACACAATATCAGAAGAGGTTCATTGAGCTCTATGGTCAAG TTTCGGCAACACATAAAGAGACCAAGCAGTTCTTCACTTTGTATAACACATTAGATGACAAGAAGGTTTATCTGGAAAAGGAA GTGAACTTGTTAAATTCCATCCATGACAATTTCCAACA GGCAATGGCGTCTTCGGGGGCCAAGGAGCAGTTTCTGAGACAGATGGAGCAGATAGTGGAGGGAATCAAACAAAGCCGCATTAAG ATGGAGAAGAAAAAACAGGAGAACAAGATGAggagagaccagctgaatgatgAGTACCTGGAGTTACTGGACAAACAGAGGCTCTATTTTAAAACGGTCAAGGACTTCAAAGAG GAGTGTCGGAAGAATGAAATGCTGCTATCCAAGCTGAGAACCAAGGGTGCTTCTTAA
- the insig2 gene encoding insulin-induced gene 2 protein, producing the protein MAAMADSVVSDQQRSGSGQTVPSRGPYIAVITNRSTNLVIRGFMLFSIGVFLALVLNLLQVQRNVTLFPPDVISSIFSSAWWVPPCCGTASAIIGLLYPCIDSRLGEPHKFKREWSSVMRCVAVFVGINHASAKVDFANNVQLSLTLAALSIGLWWTFDRSRSGFGLGVVIALLATLSTQLLVYNGVFQYTSPDFLYIRSWLPCIFFAGVITMGNIGRQLALYECRLMSEKTHQD; encoded by the exons ATGGCAGCCATGGCCGACTCAGTGGTCAGTGACCAGCAGCGGTCAGGATCCGGTCAGACCGTTCCTTCCAGAGGACCGTACATTGCGGTGATCACCAACAGAAGCACCAACCTGGTGATCCGTGGGTTTATGCTGTTCTCAATAGGAGTGTTCCTGGCTCTAGTGCTCAACCTCCTGCAG GTACAGAGGAATGTCACGCTGTTCCCCCCTGATGTCATCAGCAGTATATTCTCTTCCGCCTGGTGGGTGCCGCCATGCTGTGGGACCGCCTCAG CCATTATTGGCCTGTTGTACCCGTGCATTGACAGTCGTCTCGGCGAGCCCCACAAGTTCAAGCGGGAGTGGTCCAGTGTGATGCGCTGTGTGGCGGTCTTTGTGGGCATCAACCATGCCAGTGCT AAAGTGGACTTTGCCAACAATGTGCAGCTGTCCCTGACTCTGGCAGCCCTGTCCATTGGCCTGTGGTGGACATTTGACCGGTCCCGCTCCGGCTTTGGCCTGGGGGTGGTCATCGCCCTGCTGGCCACTCTGTCCACTCAGCTTCTGGTCTACAACGGAGTCTTCCA GTATACCTCTCCAGATTTCCTGTACATTCGCTCCTGGTTACCTTGCATCTTCTTTGCTGGTGTGATAACCATGGGGAACATAGGACGGCAGCTAGCCTTG tacGAATGCCGACTTATGTCAGAAAAGACGCATCAAGACTGA
- the ccdc93 gene encoding coiled-coil domain-containing protein 93 isoform X1 — protein sequence MAATSVFQRVRTGSKIGAQYDQEGNLIQVETREDEEQSVKLAEILELLLAAGYFRARIKGLGPFDKVVGGMTWCITTCNFDIDVDLLFQENSTIGQKIALTEKIVSVLPKMKCPHRLEPHQIQGLDFIHIFPVIQWLVKRAIETREEMGDYVRAYSISQFQKTHNYPEDEDFLQRKEKAVRAVLDVSEVYKPQRKYKRQVEAGELLDEESRVHSTLLEYGRRYGFSKQTKQDKAEERKASLVPGSQATPPGLTEVLQEEEDLQAAEELRIKTLMTSMAAMATEEGRLTASTVGQIVGLQSEEIKQIASEYADKQSELSAEDRPERYGPVQQHRRMVASLTKQIQQKNKQLEELQARYFEVKSACEEAKSKVMEATEQTETLDKELSVLDEAESQADTSLLEKLRVLVAMNENLKSQEQEFRTHCREEMVRLQQNIEDLKIESGDDGEDEKERSQLIDKQYDTDREKLQKIRLLMARRNREIAVLQRKIDEVPSRAELTQYQKRFIELYGQVSATHKETKQFFTLYNTLDDKKVYLEKEVNLLNSIHDNFQQAMASSGAKEQFLRQMEQIVEGIKQSRIKMEKKKQENKMRRDQLNDEYLELLDKQRLYFKTVKDFKEECRKNEMLLSKLRTKGAS from the exons ATGGCGGCCACATCTGTTTTCCAGAGAGTGAGAACAGGTTCCAAAATAGGAGCTCAATACGACCAAGAGGGAAATCTTATTCAG GTGGAGACGCGGGAGGACGAGGAGCAGAGTGTTAAGTTGGCAGAAATCCTGGAACTTCTGCTTGCTGCCGGATACTTCAGAGCTCGAATTAAAGGGCTGGGACCCTTTGATAAG GTTGTTGGAGGGATGACATGGTGCATCACAACATGCAACTTTGACATTGACGTGGATCTGCTTTTCCAGGAAAATTCTACtattggacagaaaat AGCTCTGACAGAGAAGATAGTGTCTGTCCTGCCCAAAATGAAATGTCCCCATCGCCTGGAGCCCCATCAGATCCAGGGGCTGGATTTCATCCATATATTTCCAGTGATACAG TGGCTGGTGAAGAGAGCCATTGAAACGAGGGAAGAGATGGGCGATTATGTGAGAGCCTACTCCATCTCTCAGTTCCAGAAGACACACAACTACCCTGAG GATGAAGACTTTCTTCAGAGAAAGGAGAAGGCTGTGAGAGCAGTCTTGGATGTATCA GAAGTGTATAAACCGCAGAGAAAGTACAAGAGACAGGTTGAAGCAGGTGAACTGCTGGACGAAGAGTCCAGGGTTCATTCCACTCTGCTGGAGTACGGAAG ACGCTATGGATTCAGCAAGCAGACAAAACAGGACAAG GCCGAGGAGCGGAAAGCATCCCTGGTTCCGGGCTCTCAGGCCACACCCCCAGGCTTGACAGAGGTgttgcaggaggaggaggacctgCAGGcagcagaggag TTACGCATCAAAACTCTTATGACCAGCATGGCTGCCATGGCGACTGAGGAG GGCAGGCTAACGGCTAGTACTGTGGGCCAAATAGTTGGGCTACAGTCTGAGGAGATTAAACAGATCGCGTCTGAATATGCCGACAAG CAGTCGGAACTGTCTGCTGAGGATCGTCCGGAGCGATATGGCCCAGTACAGCAGCACCGGAGAATGGTAGCCTCCCTGACCAAACAGATCCAACAGAAGAACAAGCAGTTAGAGGAG cTACAAGCCAGGTACTTTGAGGTGAAATCGGCATGTGAAGAAGCAAAGAGCAAAGTGATGGAGGCCacagagcagacagagacaCTAGACAAAGAGTTGAGTGTCCTGGATGAGGCTGAGAGCCAGGCAGATACTAG TCTGTTGGAGAAGTTGAGGGTGCTGGTTGCTATGAATGAGAACCTGAAGAGCCAGGAGCAGGAGTTCCGCACGCATTGTAGA GAGGAGATGGTTCGTCTGCAGCAGAACATAGAGGATCTGAAGATTGAGTCAGGAGATGATGGAGAGGACGAGAAG GAGAGGAGTCAGTTAATAGACAAGCAGtatgacacagacagagagaagctACAGAAGATCAGACTACTGATG GCTCGGAGGAACCGTGAGATCGCTGTCCTACAGAGGAAGATTGATGAAGTGCCGAGCAGGGCAGAACTGACACAATATCAGAAGAGGTTCATTGAGCTCTATGGTCAAG TTTCGGCAACACATAAAGAGACCAAGCAGTTCTTCACTTTGTATAACACATTAGATGACAAGAAGGTTTATCTGGAAAAGGAA GTGAACTTGTTAAATTCCATCCATGACAATTTCCAACA GGCAATGGCGTCTTCGGGGGCCAAGGAGCAGTTTCTGAGACAGATGGAGCAGATAGTGGAGGGAATCAAACAAAGCCGCATTAAG ATGGAGAAGAAAAAACAGGAGAACAAGATGAggagagaccagctgaatgatgAGTACCTGGAGTTACTGGACAAACAGAGGCTCTATTTTAAAACGGTCAAGGACTTCAAAGAG GAGTGTCGGAAGAATGAAATGCTGCTATCCAAGCTGAGAACCAAGGGTGCTTCTTAA